One Elusimicrobiota bacterium DNA window includes the following coding sequences:
- a CDS encoding dipeptide epimerase: MPATSVRSAAVRIFETRLKRPFVTALGRKTSTCNVGFTLTLRDGTRGYGEASASLALAHLSPRRLARVLDGLGRGARGRDAACPRPLVEEAWRRHGGEGPAVAAFECALLDAWTRSQGLSLAAWFGGWRREIDSDITLSAWTDGGLTRAAAAEAADEGFRVFKVKVGGRREDDLARLRLILRTVRRVKPAFILDGNQGLGVASALRLLDCARKAKMKVLLLEQPLPKTDFRGMAELTKRSAVPVAADEMVHSPQDAVRVALERAASVINIKVAKSGLLRALDIAAVARAAGLRLMIGCMSETSRGLMPSVHLALGTGFFSFVDLDSDHLLRQHGRSPDWRRRGPRLSLV, encoded by the coding sequence ATGCCCGCGACCAGCGTGCGCTCCGCCGCCGTCCGGATCTTCGAGACTCGCTTGAAGCGTCCGTTCGTCACGGCCCTGGGACGCAAGACCTCGACCTGCAACGTGGGCTTCACCTTGACTCTGCGCGACGGCACGCGCGGCTACGGCGAGGCCTCGGCTTCCTTGGCCCTGGCCCACCTGAGTCCGCGGCGCCTGGCGCGGGTCCTCGACGGACTCGGCCGCGGCGCGCGCGGCCGGGACGCGGCCTGCCCGCGGCCTCTCGTGGAGGAGGCTTGGCGCCGGCACGGCGGGGAAGGACCGGCCGTCGCGGCTTTCGAGTGCGCCCTGCTCGACGCCTGGACCCGTTCGCAGGGCCTGAGCCTGGCCGCCTGGTTCGGCGGCTGGCGGCGCGAGATCGATTCCGACATCACGCTCTCGGCCTGGACCGACGGCGGCCTGACCCGCGCCGCCGCGGCCGAGGCCGCCGACGAGGGGTTCCGAGTCTTCAAAGTCAAGGTGGGGGGAAGGAGAGAGGACGATCTGGCTCGCCTGCGCCTGATCTTGCGCACGGTCCGGCGCGTCAAGCCCGCCTTCATCCTCGACGGGAACCAGGGCCTCGGCGTCGCCTCGGCCCTGCGCCTGCTGGACTGCGCCCGCAAGGCCAAGATGAAGGTGCTCCTGCTGGAGCAGCCTCTGCCCAAGACGGATTTCCGGGGCATGGCGGAGCTCACCAAGCGCTCCGCGGTGCCGGTGGCGGCCGATGAGATGGTGCACAGCCCCCAAGACGCCGTGCGGGTGGCCTTGGAGCGAGCGGCCTCGGTCATCAACATCAAGGTGGCCAAGAGCGGTCTGCTGCGCGCCCTGGACATCGCGGCCGTGGCGCGCGCCGCGGGGCTGCGGCTCATGATCGGCTGCATGTCCGAGACCAGCCGGGGCCTCATGCCCAGCGTGCACCTGGCCTTGGGCACGGGCTTCTTCTCTTTCGTGGACCTCGACAGCGACCACCTGCTCCGGCAGCACGGCCGCTCTCCGGATTGGCGGCGCCGCGGCCCGCGGCTTTCTTTGGTCTAG
- a CDS encoding HD domain-containing protein, whose protein sequence is MGGPAVLDQDLLTRAFRFALRAHAGQKRKGTDLPYILHPLGVAATVLQLRGDSRMAAAALLHDVVEDTATSLAALRRVFPAPVVRLVAALTDDTRLSWEERKRRTVAKLRRAPRELLAVSFADKLDNIRAIARDHERLGEAVWPRFHRPRSLQRRYYRALESVFRRRLTGTDRAWSREFSRLVASAFKRTP, encoded by the coding sequence TTGGGGGGCCCTGCCGTTCTGGATCAGGATCTCCTAACCCGCGCCTTCCGCTTCGCCCTGCGCGCCCACGCCGGGCAGAAACGCAAAGGCACGGACCTGCCCTACATCCTGCATCCCCTGGGAGTGGCGGCCACGGTCCTGCAGTTGCGGGGAGACAGCCGGATGGCCGCAGCCGCCTTGCTCCACGACGTTGTTGAAGACACGGCCACCAGTCTAGCCGCGCTGCGGCGCGTCTTCCCGGCCCCGGTCGTGCGCTTGGTGGCGGCCTTGACCGACGATACACGGCTGTCCTGGGAAGAGCGCAAGCGCCGCACCGTGGCCAAACTGAGGCGGGCTCCGCGCGAGCTGCTGGCGGTCTCCTTCGCCGACAAGCTCGACAACATCCGCGCCATCGCGCGCGACCACGAGCGGCTGGGTGAAGCGGTCTGGCCGAGGTTCCACCGCCCCAGATCCCTGCAGCGCCGCTACTACCGCGCTCTGGAGAGCGTGTTCCGGCGCCGCCTGACCGGGACGGACCGGGCCTGGAGCCGGGAGTTCTCGCGCTTGGTCGCCTCGGCCTTCAAACGGACGCCGTAG
- a CDS encoding serine protease, with protein MKFLSILVISLAVQAGSPAVAAPGGGEISPRQIYQRVGPAVVLIMAVSQSGSGEMGTGSIIDEQGHIITNAHVILQASTRQPYEVIHVYLKPAKITGDPKVDLSNALSAKVVNWDRALDLALLQLEAKPGELKTVPLGESSAVEAGDPVVAIGHPEQGGLWTLTQGVVSTVIANLGDVQGKDVFQTDASINRGNSGGPLLNNQGAMIGVNTSMARKAKDGLTITSVNFSIKADVVKDWLAKNDPGVRYTVPAPQTETQPAPAVVPPVAEKAAEAKPAPEPTPEPPAIKPSIEPPAAKPATEPPAAKPSKAKILTPVKPFKAEDLIQKEISEMEDMGKEMQDEIEKHRGMMGQ; from the coding sequence ATGAAATTCCTTTCCATTCTGGTCATTAGCCTCGCCGTCCAGGCCGGTTCTCCCGCGGTCGCCGCTCCCGGCGGGGGGGAGATCTCCCCTCGCCAGATCTACCAGCGCGTGGGGCCGGCCGTGGTCCTCATCATGGCCGTGAGCCAGTCCGGCTCCGGCGAGATGGGGACCGGCAGCATCATCGACGAACAGGGGCACATCATCACCAACGCCCACGTGATCCTCCAGGCCTCCACCCGGCAGCCCTACGAAGTCATCCACGTCTACTTGAAGCCCGCCAAGATCACGGGCGACCCGAAGGTGGACCTCAGCAACGCGCTCTCCGCCAAGGTCGTGAACTGGGACCGCGCTCTGGACCTCGCGCTGCTCCAACTCGAAGCCAAGCCCGGGGAGCTGAAGACCGTGCCTCTGGGCGAGTCCTCGGCCGTGGAAGCCGGCGACCCGGTGGTCGCCATCGGCCACCCGGAGCAGGGCGGGCTCTGGACCCTGACGCAGGGAGTGGTCAGCACGGTCATCGCGAACCTGGGAGACGTCCAGGGCAAGGACGTGTTCCAGACCGACGCCAGCATCAACCGCGGGAACTCCGGCGGACCCCTGCTCAACAACCAGGGCGCCATGATCGGCGTCAACACCTCCATGGCGCGCAAGGCCAAGGACGGCCTGACCATCACCAGCGTCAACTTCTCCATCAAGGCCGACGTGGTCAAGGATTGGCTCGCCAAGAACGACCCGGGCGTGCGCTACACGGTCCCCGCTCCGCAGACCGAGACCCAGCCCGCCCCGGCGGTAGTCCCTCCGGTCGCGGAGAAGGCGGCTGAAGCCAAGCCCGCGCCGGAGCCCACGCCCGAGCCTCCCGCGATCAAGCCGTCCATCGAGCCGCCCGCGGCCAAGCCCGCGACGGAGCCGCCCGCGGCCAAGCCGTCAAAGGCCAAGATCCTCACCCCCGTCAAACCCTTCAAGGCCGAGGACCTGATCCAGAAGGAGATCTCCGAGATGGAGGACATGGGCAAGGAGATGCAGGATGAGATCGAGAAGCACAGGGGGATGATGGGGCAGTAG